The nucleotide sequence GCGCCGCAAGGTCCTCAGTCGGGGGCAGACTATCTTCAGTCAGGGCGCGAAGCATGACGGTATTTTCCTGATTGAAAGCGGCCGAATCCGCGTATTTTATTCCTCACCGCTCGGGCGCGAAATCACCCTCGCCTATTGGCATGCCGGCAATTTTGTGGGCGGGCCAGAGGTTTTCGATACCGGCATTCATCAATGGTCCGGCGTCGCCTCCAGCAATTGCAGCATCGTGCAGCTTCCCGGGAAAGAACTGCGCGCGCTCGCCGTCGAAATTCCCAATCTTGCGATCGGGCTGATTGAGGGGCTCGCGTTCAAGGGCAAATGCTATTCGGCGCTTGCGCAGATGCTGGGTACACGATCGATCACGCAGCGGCTCGCGCACCTTCTGTTGCACCTGATGGATCTATACGGCGTCGAGGATGCCGACGGTGTCGTTATCGCCGCAGCTTTCACGCACGCCGACCTGGCGCACATGGTAGGCG is from Bradyrhizobium sp. AZCC 2176 and encodes:
- a CDS encoding Crp/Fnr family transcriptional regulator: MLLQAGNGVRGSSPSTAAAAAKPTSSLLLTENQQLIGGPPSLMEKLTIREREIVLKQGRRKVLSRGQTIFSQGAKHDGIFLIESGRIRVFYSSPLGREITLAYWHAGNFVGGPEVFDTGIHQWSGVASSNCSIVQLPGKELRALAVEIPNLAIGLIEGLAFKGKCYSALAQMLGTRSITQRLAHLLLHLMDLYGVEDADGVVIAAAFTHADLAHMVGATRQWVTISLKRMQKKRIVLTKRSQIVVCLPNILEEMRGQASD